TCAATGCATCGTAAACACCGCCCGGACAACCGTGCCGACCCATTCGTGCATCCGAAAAAAGGGGGAATATACCTTTTGGGATAATTCCAGGCGGCAAGCAAAGCATCTCATTTCGATCTTATCCCCACTTCACTCGGACACTTTTACATGCCCTCCCTCCCCTCCAACCCCCACACGACTCTCTGCTCTCTGCACTTGGGGGCGCTCGCCATGTCCGATCAAAGTGCTCTCGACGTCTTGGCGTCCCATGGGGTCACCTGTCTCTTGTCTTCTCATGGCCAGGTTCGTACCCTATCCacctccttcatcctttcgCTTCGATCATGGATCGTCCTTTGCTGATTTGCCCttttctgctcttcttctttgggCCATCACATCAGGTTCCCCTCTCCTCCCTTGAAAACCGGTCAGTCTGCATCCTCTTCTCTGCAAATTGGTGCAGGCCTTGTAGAACCTTCGTTCCTCAGCTGGCGCGGCTGTACGAGACCGTGAATGCTGCTGGTGAGCATCCGCTGGAGATCCTGTTCGTTTCCTCGGATCACGACGAGAAGGCTTTCGATGAGCACTTCCGGTGCATGCCCTGGCTCGCCGTCCCCTTCGATGCGAGCTTGCACGGACGGCTCAATAAACACTACCGCGTCCATCGCATTCCATCCCTTGTTCCGTTGACTTCGGAAGAGATGCCGGGTCATGACGAGTTGATTGGCATGATAGAAGATTACGGAGCTGAAGCATTCCCTTTCACGAAGAAAAGGCTAGAGGAGCTCAAGCTTCTCGATGCTTCCAGGCGCGAAGGTGGAAACTTGGAGCGCCTATTGGCCGGGGAAGGTCGAGACTGTCTTCTCCTCTCCGACGGTGGAGCTGGAAGGGTACGTTTGAGGGTCGACGGATGCTATTCCTTTCGTTGCACATGTTGGTTTCACTGCATTGCTAACGCCATCTCTCCTATTTTTCCAGCTGCCGGTACCCCATCTCGTTGGAAAGACCGTGGGGCTCTACTTCGGGGCAAGCTGGAGCCCCCCGTGTTCTGATTTCACCCAACAACTCAAGGAAGCTTATGCGGAGCTCAAAGCAGCCGCTAGAGATCAATGCTTCGAGGTCATATTCGTGTCGACGGATGGTAATAAGGAGGAATTCGAGGCGGGCACGAGCAGCATGCCGTGGCCGTTCATTCCATACGAGGACAAGAGCCGAAAGGACCTGTGCAGGATCTTCGGCATCCGGAGGATTCCGGCGCTGATAATCGTGGGCCGAGACGGGAGGACGGCGAGCCGGGAGGGGAGGGAGATGGTGTCGGAGTACGGGGCGATGGGGTTCCCGTTCACGgcggagaggaggagggagataGAGGAGGCGCTGAGGGAGGAAGGGGAGAAGCTGGGGAGGAGGGAGGTGAAGGACGCGAGGCACGAGCATGCGCTGAAGCCGGGGATGGCCAAGGCGTATGTATGCGACTCCTGCAAGAGAGAAGGCAGGTTCTGGGCCTTGTCCTGTGAAGACTGCAACTACGACCTTCACCCCACCTGCTTGAATTAGCATCCGACTCGTGCATGGTACATTCTTAGTTGCACTTGAATTAGCATCCGAATGCTACTACGACCTTCACCCCCACCTGCTTGAACTAATATCTTGACTCGGGCATTGGCAGATTCTTAGTTGCACTTTTGGATGTGATTGTAATGTAACCTATCGAATGCTACTTACTACACTCGATTTGATGAGACCTCTCTACTACTTATATCAAAGTGGCGCATGCCATCTCATCGACGACTAATCCTATCGAGGCAACTACCAAACATTCCAAGCCTCGGcttggctctttattttttagcattggactgatttttgtctcttttttcttttggctggcCTCAAATGAATGTATCTTCTACAAATGAGCACCAGCATATGCATgtgggggaaaagaaagaagttaaaaTGGGGTTTGGAGATAAGTAAATGTTTAAGAAATACGCCCATACAGTTGTAAGAGGAGACTAAGAGAGATTCACAATAATATGTGAGGAAAGAAACGGGAACCTTAAATGTCCtgatagaaaaggaaaaaaaaaaaaaaaaacatatttcgcGAATATTGATGAGCTTGTAAAATGAATTTAAAGGATAATAGGTAAATTctaaatttagaattgaaataGTTATGGAATTAATAGATAATTATGATAtacatattttgaaagtttCCTTTTGTCTCACAAATTATCATCACATATATAAGACATAAGTGTAAGTGGGGTCTTGGTTACAAGTTATGCTTCAATGAACAAAACACATTTGGTTACATTGATGACGACGGTAGAGCTCGATCTtacaaaattttggaaatttgctTTAGGGATCATGAATTTATTGATAAATTCCATCCGATTTATTATTAAGTTAGTCACTTGACTAGCATATGCAAATACAcagatacacacacacacacacacacacacacacacacacacacatatatatatatatatatatatatatatatatttatatatatttcaaagaaatttttttataaaacctTTTTATACGTAAATAACAAGTGGGTGGAATTTACCCCGGTCGAGAGGAGAGAAGAGCAGAGAAGAGCAGAGGAGAGGAAGGGAATTGCGCTTAGCGTGGAGGCTACGGTTTTCTTTCTTAAGGCCTTAAAATATTCTCCggcatctctctccctccataGTCCATAGTCTAGTCTCCACTCTTCACTGCATTTCTTCTGCATTGTACGACCGTTGTTCCT
This genomic stretch from Eucalyptus grandis isolate ANBG69807.140 chromosome 3, ASM1654582v1, whole genome shotgun sequence harbors:
- the LOC104438361 gene encoding probable nucleoredoxin 3 produces the protein MPSLPSNPHTTLCSLHLGALAMSDQSALDVLASHGVTCLLSSHGQVPLSSLENRSVCILFSANWCRPCRTFVPQLARLYETVNAAGEHPLEILFVSSDHDEKAFDEHFRCMPWLAVPFDASLHGRLNKHYRVHRIPSLVPLTSEEMPGHDELIGMIEDYGAEAFPFTKKRLEELKLLDASRREGGNLERLLAGEGRDCLLLSDGGAGRLPVPHLVGKTVGLYFGASWSPPCSDFTQQLKEAYAELKAAARDQCFEVIFVSTDGNKEEFEAGTSSMPWPFIPYEDKSRKDLCRIFGIRRIPALIIVGRDGRTASREGREMVSEYGAMGFPFTAERRREIEEALREEGEKLGRREVKDARHEHALKPGMAKAYVCDSCKREGRFWALSCEDCNYDLHPTCLN